A part of Cryptococcus tetragattii IND107 chromosome 3, whole genome shotgun sequence genomic DNA contains:
- a CDS encoding calmodulin yields MAEQLTKEQIAEFKEAFSLFDKDGDGTITTKELGTVMRSLGQNPTQAELEDMINEVDADGNNSIDFAEFMTLMARKMHDTDSEEEIREAFKVFDKNNDGHISAAELKHVMTNLGEKLTDAEISEMIREADKDGDGMIDYNEFVTMMVAK; encoded by the exons ATGGCTGAACAACTT ACTAAGG AACAAATCGCCG AGTTCAAGGAGGCTTTCTCTTTGTTCGACAAAG atggggatggaacTATCACCACCAAGGAACTCGGTACCGTTATGCGATCTCTCGGTCAGAACCCTACTCAagctgagcttgaagataTGATCAACGAG GTTGACGCCGACGGAAACAACTCTATCGATTTCGCCGAATTCATGACTCTTATGGCTAGGAAGATGCACGACACCGACtctgaggaggagatccGAGAAGCCTTCAAG GTTTTCGACAAGAACAATGACGGTCATATCTCTGCTGCCGAGTTGAAGCATGTCATGA CCAATCTTGGTGAGAAGCTCACAGACGCTGAGATCAGCGAAATGATTCGGGAGGCGGACAAGGACG GTGACGGAATGATCGATTACAACGAGTTTGTTACTATGATGGTCGCCAAA TAA
- a CDS encoding chlorophyll synthesis pathway protein BchC, with product MVAKEMNALLYSEPRKFEIKKVPVPEIGPEEILLKVDICGVCGTDQHIHEGEFIAKFPLIPGHEAVGRIVAMGDKVKGFDIGDRIAADVGETCGYCHYCRKGTELFCENFAPAGVARDGGFADFIKYHFAKCYKIKNLTDEEATLLEPASCAIHGMDVLKMPFGARVLLIGAGPTGLILAQLMKMGGASHITIAANAGIKMDIARKVEAADEYIDLDRSNPGPQWAKLKEDNPYGFDVVAEATGVESLVNDAINYVTRGGTLLVYGVYEDKARLPGWSPTDIFVNEKRIIGSFSQTYCFPRAIDLLDSGKIKTTGMVTDVFPLSDYQGALDKMASRKALKIAIKPEHKD from the exons ATGGTCGCCAAAGAAATGAATGCTCTCCTCTACTCCGAG CCTAGAAAGTTCGAGATTAAGAAGGTCCCTGTGCCCGAGATCGGTCCTGAGGAGATCCTCTTGAAGG TCGACATCTGTGGTGTTTGCGGTACCGACCAGCACATCCACGAAGGCGAGTTCATTGCCAAGTTCCCT TTAATTCCGGGTCATGAAGCTGTTGGCCGAATTGTTGCTATGGGCGACAAGGTGAAGGGATTCGACATCGGCGACCGTATTGCTGCCGATGTCGGAGAAACCTGTGGTTACTGCCACTACTGCCGAAAGGGTACCGAGCTTTTCTGTGAAAACTTTGCCCCTGCTGGTGTTGCCCGAGACGGTGGTTTCGCCGACTTCATCAAGTA CCACTTCGCCAAGTGCTACAAGATCAAGAACCTCACCGATGAGGAGGCTACCCTTCTCGAACCCGCCTCTTGTGCCATCCACGGTATGGACGTCCTCAAGATGCCTTTCGGCGCTCGAGTTCTCCTCATCGGTGCCGGCCCTACCGGCCTTATCCTTGCCCAGCTCATGAAGATGGGCGGTGCTTCTCACATCACCATCGCAGCTAACGCCGGTATCAAGATGGATATTGCCAGGAAGGTCGAGGCTGCCGACGAGTACATTGACTTGGACAGGAGCAACCCTGGTCCCCAATGGgccaagctcaaggaggACAACCCTT ACGGTTTCGACGTTGTCGCCGAAGCTACTGGAGTCGAGTCCCTTGTCAATGACGCTATCAATTACGTTACTCGAGGTGGTACACTTCTTGTCTACGGTGTCTACGAGGACAAAGCCCGTCTCCCCGGATGGTCCCCCACCGACATCTTCGTCAACGAGAAGCGAATCATCGGTTCCTTCTCCCAGACTTACTGTTTCCCCCGAGCCATTGATCTCCTCGACTCTGGCAAGATCAAGACCACTGGCATGGTCACTGATGTCTTCCCTCTCAGCGACTACCAAGGTGCTTTGGACAAGATGGCGAGCAGGAAGGCTTTGAAGATCGCGATCAAGCCTGAGCACAAGGACTAA